In Hoeflea ulvae, one genomic interval encodes:
- a CDS encoding twin transmembrane helix small protein, which translates to MSSVTYVLSIIVMLSVAAVLVRGLVNMARGGTANLSNKLMQMRVLLQFVAVVLIVATLWLTGGGR; encoded by the coding sequence ATGTCGTCCGTTACCTATGTCCTGTCCATCATCGTCATGCTGTCCGTGGCCGCCGTACTGGTCCGCGGCCTTGTCAACATGGCGCGTGGCGGCACCGCCAATCTCTCCAACAAGCTGATGCAGATGCGGGTGCTTTTGCAATTTGTTGCAGTGGTGCTGATTGTCGCGACCCTCTGGCTCACCGGCGGCGGGCGCTGA
- a CDS encoding cob(I)yrinic acid a,c-diamide adenosyltransferase, which translates to MVKLNKIYTRTGDDGTTGLVAGERRPKYDLRIEAYGTVDEANAVIGMARLHTASMTALDAMLMRIQNDCFDLGADLATPDTGKALDYEPLRIVDSQVDRVEADIDTLNADLEPLRSFVLPGGTGAAAYLHLARTVVRRAERCMVELAGQDGEKVSPAAIRFTNRLSDFLFVAARWVNDHGRADVLWVPGKNR; encoded by the coding sequence ATGGTCAAACTCAACAAGATCTACACACGAACCGGCGATGACGGCACCACCGGCCTGGTTGCCGGCGAGCGGCGCCCGAAATATGATCTGCGCATAGAGGCCTATGGCACGGTGGATGAGGCCAATGCCGTGATCGGCATGGCGCGGCTGCACACGGCCTCGATGACCGCGCTCGATGCCATGCTGATGCGGATCCAGAATGACTGCTTCGATCTGGGCGCCGATCTGGCCACGCCCGACACCGGCAAGGCACTCGATTACGAGCCCCTGCGCATCGTCGATTCGCAGGTTGACCGGGTGGAGGCCGATATCGACACTCTCAACGCCGATCTCGAGCCGCTGCGATCATTTGTCCTACCCGGCGGAACCGGGGCTGCGGCCTATCTGCATCTCGCCCGCACCGTGGTCCGCCGCGCGGAACGGTGCATGGTCGAGCTTGCCGGTCAGGACGGCGAGAAAGTCAGCCCGGCTGCCATCCGATTCACCAACCGGCTGTCCGATTTCCTGTTTGTCGCCGCCCGCTGGGTCAATGATCATGGCCGCGCCGATGTGCTTTGGGTTCCCGGCAAAAACCGCTAG
- a CDS encoding rhomboid family intramembrane serine protease — translation MFIPLHDSNDLKYIRLQWVTWSLIAINVLVWVITGLAGGDSEFSNAAVLGLGFIPSVVNDIAELPASMVLVPEDATYVTYSFLHGNLLHLGSNMIFLWVFGDNVEDAMGHVRFLVFYLLCAAAGAFAHGLLLPDSQNPLIGASGAVAGVIAAYLMLHPKVRVWVLVLGRIPLPLPAYIPLLFWVVFQFFMLVTDLGGEVSWAAHVGGIVAGAVLVLVFRRSGVPLFDRNIESPKAVVHKTPHPVAEKSDARTPPTRWGR, via the coding sequence ATGTTCATTCCCCTGCATGATTCCAACGACCTCAAATATATCCGGCTGCAATGGGTCACCTGGTCGCTGATCGCGATCAATGTCCTTGTCTGGGTGATCACCGGACTGGCCGGTGGCGACAGCGAATTCTCCAATGCCGCGGTTCTGGGCCTGGGCTTCATCCCGTCGGTGGTCAACGACATTGCCGAACTGCCGGCTTCGATGGTGCTGGTGCCGGAGGATGCGACCTATGTCACCTACAGTTTTCTTCACGGAAACCTGCTCCATCTCGGCTCGAACATGATCTTCCTGTGGGTTTTCGGCGACAATGTCGAAGACGCCATGGGGCATGTCAGGTTCCTGGTGTTCTATCTCCTGTGCGCCGCTGCCGGCGCCTTTGCCCACGGATTGCTGCTGCCCGATTCGCAGAACCCCCTGATCGGGGCCTCCGGTGCTGTGGCCGGCGTGATCGCGGCCTATCTCATGCTCCACCCCAAGGTCAGGGTCTGGGTTCTGGTGCTGGGCCGCATTCCGCTGCCGCTGCCGGCCTATATTCCCCTGCTGTTCTGGGTGGTGTTCCAGTTCTTCATGCTTGTCACCGATCTGGGCGGCGAGGTGTCCTGGGCAGCCCATGTCGGCGGCATTGTCGCCGGCGCTGTCCTGGTGCTTGTTTTCAGGCGTTCGGGTGTGCCGCTTTTCGACCGCAACATCGAAAGTCCGAAGGCGGTTGTCCACAAAACCCCGCATCCGGTTGCGGAAAAATCTGATGCCCGGACGCCGCCAACCAGGTGGGGACGCTAG
- a CDS encoding electron transfer flavoprotein subunit beta/FixA family protein translates to MKILVPVKRVVDYNVKIRVKSDGSGVDLANVKMSMNPFDEIAIEEALRLREAGKATEVIAVSIGPAKAEETLRTALAMGADRAILVEADGIVEPLAVAKILKGIVGEENPDLVILGKQAIDDDANQTGQMLSALLGWSQATFASKVEIGDGSADVTREVDGGLQTISVKLPAIVTTDLRLNEPRYASLPNIMKAKKKPLDKKSAADYGVDTAPRLEVIKTEEPGGRKAGVKVGSVAELVDKLKNEAGVL, encoded by the coding sequence ATGAAAATTCTCGTGCCGGTCAAGCGCGTCGTCGACTACAACGTCAAGATCCGGGTCAAATCCGATGGCAGCGGCGTCGATCTTGCCAATGTGAAGATGTCGATGAACCCCTTTGATGAAATCGCCATCGAGGAAGCCCTGCGTCTGCGCGAAGCCGGCAAGGCCACCGAAGTCATCGCCGTGTCGATCGGGCCGGCCAAGGCCGAGGAAACCCTGCGCACAGCTCTCGCCATGGGCGCTGACCGGGCGATCCTGGTCGAGGCCGACGGCATCGTCGAGCCGCTCGCTGTTGCCAAGATCCTCAAGGGCATCGTCGGCGAGGAAAATCCTGACCTGGTGATCCTGGGCAAGCAGGCGATCGATGACGACGCCAACCAGACCGGCCAGATGCTCTCGGCACTGCTCGGCTGGAGCCAGGCCACATTCGCCTCCAAGGTCGAGATCGGCGACGGCTCTGCCGACGTCACCCGCGAGGTCGATGGCGGGTTGCAGACCATTTCGGTCAAGCTGCCGGCCATTGTCACAACCGATCTGCGCCTCAACGAGCCGCGCTATGCGTCGCTGCCCAACATCATGAAGGCCAAGAAGAAGCCGCTCGACAAGAAGAGTGCTGCCGATTACGGCGTCGACACCGCGCCAAGGCTCGAAGTCATCAAGACCGAGGAGCCGGGCGGCCGCAAGGCCGGCGTCAAGGTCGGCTCGGTGGCCGAACTCGTCGACAAGCTCAAGAACGAAGCAGGCGTGCTGTAA
- a CDS encoding electron transfer flavoprotein subunit alpha/FixB family protein, with product MTILIIAEHDHASLSDQTAKAVSAATQIGGDIHVLVAGKDAKPAADAAAMLEGVTKVLHAEGDEYANRLAEPLAALAVSLAGDYDTLMAPATTSGKNVMPRIAALLDVMQISDIIEVIAPDTFKRPIYAGNALQTVKSTDAKRVITVRTASFSAAGEGGSASVETTASAGDPGLSSFVKDAIAESDRPELTSAKIIISGGRALGSSEKFQSVILPVADKLGAAVGASRAAVDAGYAPNDWQVGQTGKVVAPDLYIACGISGAIQHLAGMKDSKVIVAINKDEEAPIFQVADYGLVADLFEALPELEKAL from the coding sequence ATGACCATTCTCATTATTGCCGAACACGACCACGCCTCGCTGTCCGACCAGACCGCCAAGGCGGTCAGCGCCGCCACCCAGATCGGCGGCGACATCCATGTCCTGGTTGCCGGCAAGGACGCCAAACCAGCCGCCGATGCGGCCGCCATGCTCGAGGGTGTCACCAAGGTGCTGCACGCCGAAGGCGATGAATATGCCAACCGGCTGGCCGAACCGCTGGCAGCGCTCGCCGTCTCGCTTGCGGGCGACTACGACACGCTGATGGCGCCTGCGACCACATCCGGAAAGAACGTCATGCCGCGCATTGCGGCGCTTCTGGACGTGATGCAGATCTCCGACATCATCGAAGTGATCGCGCCTGACACCTTCAAGCGTCCGATCTATGCCGGCAATGCGCTGCAGACGGTGAAATCGACCGATGCAAAACGGGTCATCACGGTTCGCACGGCGTCCTTCTCGGCAGCCGGCGAAGGCGGATCGGCTTCGGTCGAGACCACAGCTTCGGCCGGCGATCCGGGCCTGTCGTCCTTCGTCAAGGATGCGATTGCCGAAAGCGATCGTCCGGAACTGACCTCGGCCAAGATCATCATCTCCGGTGGCCGTGCGCTGGGTTCGTCGGAAAAGTTCCAGAGCGTCATCCTGCCGGTGGCCGACAAGCTCGGTGCCGCCGTCGGCGCCTCGCGTGCGGCCGTCGATGCGGGCTATGCGCCCAATGACTGGCAGGTCGGGCAGACCGGCAAGGTGGTGGCCCCCGATCTCTACATTGCCTGCGGGATTTCCGGCGCCATCCAGCACCTGGCCGGCATGAAGGATTCCAAGGTCATCGTTGCCATCAACAAGGACGAGGAAGCCCCGATCTTCCAGGTCGCCGACTACGGACTGGTCGCCGACCTGTTCGAGGCACTGCCGGAGCTTGAAAAAGCGCTCTGA
- a CDS encoding 3-hydroxybutyryl-CoA dehydrogenase translates to MGNQIKSVGIIGAGQMGGGIAHVCAMANYDVHVHDVSADRLQTMLATISGNLAGQVSSGKTTEAEREAALARIHMAPEMSDLAAMDLVIEAATEDETVKRKIYQQLCPVLNPEALLATNTSSLSITRLASATDRPERFIGIHFMNPVPVMKLVELVRGIATEDTTFKTARGFIETLDKTITVAEDFPAFIVNRILLPMINEAIYTLYEGVGSVEAIDTAMKLGANHPMGPLQLADFIGLDTCLSIMQVLHDGLSDSKYRPCPLLVKYVEAGWLGRKSGRGFYDYRGDVPVPTR, encoded by the coding sequence ATGGGCAACCAGATCAAGAGTGTTGGCATTATCGGCGCGGGCCAGATGGGTGGCGGCATTGCTCATGTCTGCGCCATGGCGAACTATGACGTCCATGTTCACGATGTCTCGGCCGACAGGCTTCAGACCATGCTCGCCACCATCAGCGGCAATCTTGCCGGGCAGGTGTCCTCCGGCAAGACCACCGAGGCCGAGCGCGAGGCAGCCCTTGCCCGGATCCACATGGCGCCGGAAATGTCCGACCTTGCGGCAATGGATCTGGTCATCGAGGCGGCGACGGAAGACGAGACCGTCAAGCGCAAAATCTACCAGCAGCTCTGCCCGGTTCTCAATCCCGAGGCGCTTCTCGCCACCAACACCTCCTCGCTGTCGATCACCCGGCTGGCTTCGGCCACCGACCGGCCCGAGCGTTTCATCGGCATTCATTTCATGAACCCGGTGCCGGTGATGAAGCTGGTGGAACTGGTGCGCGGCATCGCCACCGAGGACACCACCTTCAAGACCGCGCGCGGCTTCATCGAGACACTCGACAAGACCATCACCGTCGCCGAGGATTTTCCGGCCTTCATCGTCAACCGCATCCTGCTGCCGATGATCAACGAGGCGATCTACACGCTCTATGAGGGCGTCGGATCGGTGGAAGCCATCGACACCGCCATGAAGCTTGGCGCCAACCATCCCATGGGTCCGCTGCAACTGGCCGATTTCATCGGGCTCGACACCTGTCTGTCGATCATGCAGGTGCTCCATGACGGGCTTTCGGATTCGAAATACCGGCCCTGTCCGCTGCTGGTCAAATATGTCGAGGCCGGCTGGCTCGGACGCAAATCCGGCCGCGGGTTCTATGATTATCGCGGCGACGTTCCCGTCCCCACCCGGTAA
- a CDS encoding DUF4442 domain-containing protein, giving the protein MKANALRRGMNLWPPLLCAGIRIVRISDDFRAVDVELRERVYNRNYVGCHFGGSLFAMTDPFWMLMVMRNLDRSYTVWDRSAGIDFLRPGRGTVSASFRLAEAMLDEIRANTQTQGSTFLRAFSVDIVNAEGEAVARVSKTLHIRRKPDTRTRIGG; this is encoded by the coding sequence ATGAAAGCAAATGCCCTCCGCCGCGGCATGAACCTGTGGCCGCCGCTGCTGTGCGCCGGCATCAGGATCGTGCGCATCAGCGATGATTTCCGCGCCGTCGATGTCGAATTGCGCGAACGCGTCTACAACAGGAACTATGTCGGCTGCCATTTCGGCGGATCGCTCTTTGCCATGACCGATCCGTTCTGGATGCTGATGGTGATGCGCAATCTCGATCGCAGCTACACGGTCTGGGACAGATCCGCCGGGATAGACTTCCTGCGCCCCGGCCGCGGCACGGTGTCGGCGAGCTTTCGGCTGGCAGAGGCCATGCTCGACGAGATCCGGGCCAACACGCAAACCCAGGGCTCGACCTTTCTGCGGGCATTTTCGGTCGATATCGTCAATGCCGAAGGCGAGGCCGTGGCCCGGGTCAGCAAGACCCTGCACATCCGCCGCAAACCCGACACCCGCACCCGCATCGGCGGCTGA
- a CDS encoding YgaP family membrane protein — MGLDRTILAFAGVMVLLSVALGVYVSPYWHLLTVFVGLNLIQSSVTGFCPAAMVFKKLGVKPGCAFN; from the coding sequence ATGGGACTTGATCGTACGATTTTGGCATTCGCGGGAGTGATGGTTCTTTTGTCCGTGGCTCTCGGCGTCTATGTGTCTCCCTACTGGCATCTGCTGACGGTCTTTGTCGGCCTCAACCTGATCCAGTCTTCGGTCACCGGCTTCTGCCCGGCGGCGATGGTTTTCAAGAAACTGGGCGTCAAGCCGGGATGCGCCTTCAACTGA
- the tlpA gene encoding thiol:disulfide interchange protein TlpA, whose product MSQSRTHLSTGALVAIAIALGVMVGAAGIYWKASPSGNALLAESPGSATQAECKADSELLARLKPLAKGEVAAMAVRETAIALPELGFTSEDGVEMSLADFSGQALLVNLWATWCAPCRAEMPALSELQSELGDDGFKVLAVNIDTGDVAKPAAFLEEIGVANLGLYRDETMGVFNTLKREGLAFGLPVTLMIGKDGCMLGGMNGPAEWASDDAKALVAALKAG is encoded by the coding sequence ATGAGCCAATCGCGCACCCACCTGTCCACCGGCGCCCTCGTCGCAATTGCAATTGCGCTCGGCGTCATGGTGGGGGCTGCCGGGATATACTGGAAAGCATCACCGTCTGGCAATGCGCTGCTGGCCGAAAGTCCCGGATCAGCGACACAAGCCGAATGCAAGGCGGATTCGGAGCTGCTTGCCAGGCTCAAGCCGCTGGCCAAGGGAGAGGTGGCTGCAATGGCGGTTCGCGAGACCGCGATCGCGCTTCCTGAGCTCGGATTCACCTCCGAGGATGGCGTCGAGATGAGTCTGGCGGATTTTTCCGGTCAGGCGCTCCTGGTCAATCTCTGGGCGACCTGGTGCGCTCCCTGCCGCGCGGAAATGCCGGCCCTGTCGGAATTGCAGTCGGAACTGGGTGATGACGGCTTCAAGGTGCTGGCGGTCAATATCGACACCGGCGACGTGGCCAAGCCCGCGGCTTTCCTCGAGGAAATCGGCGTCGCCAATCTCGGGCTCTACCGTGATGAAACCATGGGCGTGTTCAACACGCTGAAAAGGGAAGGGCTGGCCTTCGGCCTGCCGGTGACGCTGATGATCGGCAAGGACGGCTGCATGCTGGGCGGCATGAACGGGCCGGCGGAATGGGCCAGCGACGACGCCAAGGCACTGGTTGCCGCACTCAAGGCGGGCTGA
- the argH gene encoding argininosuccinate lyase has translation MSTDNDKQASNQMWGGRFASGPDAIMEEINASIDFDRKLYTQDIRGSLAHAAMLAKTGIISSEDCDKISHGLNTILSEINEGSFVFSRQLEDIHMNIESRLAELIGPTAGRLHTARSRNDQVALDFRLWVKEELVRTEAALTRLITAFLDKAELHADTVMPGFTHLQSAQPVTFGHHCMAYVEMFGRDRQRVRHAIEHMDESPIGAAALAGTGFPIDRDMTAQALGFREPTRNSIDTVSDRDFALEFLSLAAICAVHLSRLAEEIVIWSTPQFGFVRLSDAFSTGSSIMPQKKNPDAAELVRAKTGRINGSLVALLTIMKGLPLAYSKDMQEDKEQVFDAAESLELSIAAMTGMMSDMEIRTDQMRKAAGSGYSTATDLADWLVREAGLPFRDAHHATGHAVAMAEQKGCELAELSLEDLQSINPAITAGIFDVLTVEASVASRQSFGGTAPSQVRKQIAWWRARN, from the coding sequence ATGTCGACAGATAATGACAAACAGGCGTCAAACCAGATGTGGGGCGGACGATTTGCCTCCGGACCCGATGCCATCATGGAGGAAATCAACGCCAGTATCGATTTCGACCGCAAGCTCTATACCCAGGATATCCGCGGATCCCTCGCACATGCGGCCATGCTTGCCAAGACTGGCATAATTTCGAGCGAAGACTGCGACAAGATTTCTCACGGACTGAACACGATCCTGTCAGAGATCAATGAAGGCAGCTTCGTTTTCTCGCGCCAGCTCGAAGACATTCACATGAACATCGAATCGCGGCTGGCCGAGCTCATCGGCCCGACCGCCGGTCGGCTGCACACCGCGCGCTCGCGCAATGACCAGGTCGCGCTTGATTTCCGCCTCTGGGTCAAGGAAGAGCTGGTCCGCACCGAAGCCGCGCTGACCCGGCTGATCACCGCCTTTCTCGACAAGGCCGAGCTGCATGCCGACACCGTCATGCCCGGCTTCACCCATCTTCAGTCGGCTCAGCCGGTCACCTTCGGCCATCATTGCATGGCCTATGTCGAAATGTTCGGCCGCGACCGCCAGCGCGTGCGCCATGCCATCGAGCACATGGACGAGAGCCCGATTGGTGCCGCAGCGCTTGCCGGCACCGGCTTTCCCATCGACCGCGACATGACCGCCCAGGCGCTCGGCTTCCGCGAACCCACCCGCAATTCGATCGATACCGTGTCGGACCGTGACTTCGCGCTCGAATTCCTGTCGCTGGCCGCGATCTGCGCCGTGCACCTGTCGCGGCTGGCCGAGGAAATCGTCATCTGGTCGACGCCGCAATTCGGCTTCGTGCGACTCTCCGACGCGTTTTCCACCGGCTCCTCGATCATGCCGCAGAAGAAGAACCCCGATGCCGCGGAACTGGTGCGCGCCAAGACCGGCCGCATCAATGGCTCGCTGGTGGCGCTTCTGACCATCATGAAGGGACTCCCGCTGGCCTATTCCAAGGACATGCAGGAAGACAAGGAACAGGTCTTTGACGCGGCCGAGAGCCTGGAGCTGTCGATTGCCGCCATGACAGGCATGATGAGCGACATGGAAATCCGGACCGACCAGATGCGCAAGGCCGCCGGATCGGGCTATTCCACCGCAACCGATCTCGCCGACTGGCTGGTGCGCGAGGCAGGCCTGCCGTTCCGCGATGCCCATCACGCCACCGGACATGCCGTCGCCATGGCCGAGCAAAAAGGCTGCGAACTGGCCGAATTGTCGCTCGAGGATCTGCAAAGCATCAATCCGGCGATCACCGCAGGGATTTTCGACGTCCTGACCGTCGAAGCCTCCGTCGCCAGCCGGCAGAGCTTTGGCGGCACCGCACCCTCGCAGGTGCGCAAGCAGATTGCCTGGTGGCGCGCACGCAACTGA
- the lptM gene encoding LPS translocon maturation chaperone LptM, with protein sequence MTTGPWIKTIGAMALLAVVLAGCGKKGPLERPGVTATTTIADGETAPAPAPERRFILDGLLE encoded by the coding sequence ATGACGACCGGTCCCTGGATCAAAACCATAGGCGCAATGGCGCTGCTCGCCGTGGTCCTCGCAGGCTGTGGCAAAAAGGGGCCGCTCGAGCGTCCCGGCGTGACGGCAACCACGACGATAGCCGATGGCGAAACCGCGCCCGCACCGGCGCCCGAACGCCGTTTCATCCTTGACGGTCTTCTTGAATAG
- the lysA gene encoding diaminopimelate decarboxylase: protein MNHFEYRDGVLHAEGVSLPDIAAQVGTPFYCYSSATLTRHYKVFSGAFADIDSMVCFAMKANSNQAVLKTLAQLGSGVDVVSEGELRRALAAGVPASRIMFSGVGKTVREMDAALAADIYCFNIESEPELEVLNARALAMGKVAPISFRINPDVDARTHAKISTGKKEDKFGISWKRAPAVYNHAATLAGVRVTGIDMHIGSQITELQPFDDALKLMVELITALRADGHTIDHFDIGGGLGVPYRDDNLPPPDPDAYGKMVKARLRDLGCKVILEPGRLIVANAGVLVTEVIYVKDGGDKTFVIVDAAMNDLIRPTLYEAWHEIRPVRISAANAPRIRADIVGPVCESGDYLARDREMAEPRPGDLIAVGSAGAYGAVQAGTYNTRLLVPEVLVHGDRFHIVRKRPSYEDLIGMDSVPAWLD from the coding sequence GTGAATCATTTTGAGTATCGCGACGGCGTTCTGCACGCTGAAGGCGTCAGCCTTCCCGACATCGCCGCCCAGGTCGGCACTCCGTTCTATTGCTATTCCAGCGCCACGCTGACCCGGCACTACAAGGTGTTTTCGGGCGCCTTCGCCGATATCGATTCGATGGTCTGTTTCGCCATGAAGGCCAATTCCAACCAGGCCGTCCTCAAGACCCTGGCGCAGCTGGGATCCGGCGTCGACGTGGTCTCCGAAGGTGAGCTGCGCCGCGCCCTGGCCGCCGGTGTGCCTGCCTCCAGGATCATGTTTTCGGGCGTCGGCAAGACCGTGCGCGAAATGGACGCCGCACTGGCCGCCGACATCTACTGCTTCAACATCGAATCCGAACCCGAACTCGAAGTGCTCAATGCCCGGGCGCTCGCCATGGGCAAGGTTGCGCCGATTTCCTTCCGCATCAATCCCGATGTCGACGCCAGGACCCATGCCAAGATCTCGACCGGCAAGAAGGAAGACAAGTTCGGCATCTCCTGGAAGCGCGCGCCTGCGGTCTACAATCACGCGGCAACGCTTGCCGGCGTGCGCGTTACCGGCATAGACATGCATATCGGCAGCCAGATCACCGAGCTGCAGCCTTTCGATGATGCGCTCAAGCTGATGGTCGAGCTGATCACTGCCCTGCGCGCCGATGGCCACACGATCGATCATTTCGACATCGGCGGCGGCCTCGGCGTTCCCTACCGCGATGACAATCTGCCGCCGCCCGATCCCGATGCCTATGGCAAGATGGTCAAGGCCCGGCTGCGCGACCTGGGCTGCAAGGTCATTCTCGAACCCGGCCGCCTGATCGTCGCCAATGCCGGCGTGCTGGTGACCGAAGTCATCTATGTCAAGGATGGCGGCGACAAGACCTTCGTCATCGTCGATGCGGCGATGAACGACCTGATCCGGCCGACGCTCTACGAGGCCTGGCACGAGATCCGCCCGGTGCGGATTTCCGCTGCCAATGCCCCGCGCATCCGCGCCGATATTGTCGGCCCGGTCTGCGAAAGCGGCGATTATCTTGCCCGGGACCGGGAAATGGCCGAACCCAGGCCCGGCGACCTGATTGCCGTCGGATCGGCCGGCGCCTATGGCGCGGTACAGGCGGGAACCTACAACACCAGGCTTCTCGTTCCCGAGGTTCTGGTGCATGGCGACCGCTTCCACATCGTTCGCAAGCGCCCGTCCTACGAGGATCTGATCGGCATGGATTCGGTGCCGGCCTGGCTCGACTGA